A region of Lepus europaeus isolate LE1 chromosome 2, mLepTim1.pri, whole genome shotgun sequence DNA encodes the following proteins:
- the LOC133752258 gene encoding nucleoporin p54-like has translation MKLTNFRLKTLQFETSVIHNIVSLLPPQLPITERKSALLLLLEYLLFFNFGAPSGTSGSAAATAAPTGGFGGFGTTSTTAGSAFSFSAPANTGTTGLFTQNKGFGFGTGFGTTTGTSTGLGAGLGTGLGFGGFNTQQQQQQSTLGGLFSQPTQAPAQSNQLINTASALSAPTLLGDERDAILAKWNQLQAFWGAGKGYFNNNIPPVEFTQENPFCRFKAVGYSCMPNNKDEDGLVVLVFIKKETDIRSQQQQLVESLHKVLGGNQTLTVNVEGIKTLPDDQTEVVIYVVERSPNGTSRRVPATTLYAHFEQVSIKTQLQQLGVTLSMTRTELSPAQIKQLLQNPPAGVDPIIWEQAKVDNPDSEKLIPVPMVGFRELLRRLKVQDQMTKQHQTRLDIISEDISELQKNQTTTMAKIAQYKRKLMDLSHRTLQVLIKQEIQRKSGYAIQADEEQLRVQLDTIQCELNAPTQFKGRLNELMSQIRMQNHFGAVKTEERYYIDADLLREIKQHLKQQQEGLSHLISIIKDDLEDIKLVEHGLNETIHVRGGVFS, from the exons ATGAAGCTCACCAACTTTAGGTTAAAAACATTGCAATTTGAAACTAGTGTGATACACAATATTGTAAGCCTGCTGCCACCACAGCTGCCCATCACGGAGAGGAAGAGcgctttgctgctgctgttggagT atttattgtttttcaattttgGGGCTCCCTCGGGCACGTCGGGCTCCGCTGCAGCCACCGCGGCACCTACGGGTGGGTTTGGAGGATTTGGCACAACATCTACAACTGCAGGTTCTGCGTTCAGTTTTTCTGCTCCAGCTAACACAGGCACCACAGGACTGTTTACTCAGAACAAAGGTTTTGGATTTGGTACTGGTTTTGGCACAACCACCGGAACTAGTACTGGTTTAGGTGCTGGCTTGGGAACTGGACTGGGATTTGGAGGATTCAAtacgcagcagcagcagcagcagtctaCATTAGGTGGTCTCTTCAGTCAGCCTACACAAGCTCCTGCCCAGTCCAACCAGCTGATAAATACTGCAAGTGCTCTTTCTGCTCCAACGTTATTGGGAGATGAGAGAGATGCTATTCTGGCAAAATGGAATCAACTGCAGGCCTTTTGGGGAGCAGGAAAAGGATATTTCAACAATAACATTCCACCAGTGGAGTTCACACAAGAAAATCCCTTTTGCCGATTTAAGGCAGTAGGTTATAGTTGTATGCCCAATAATAAAGATGAAGATGGCCTAGTCGTTTTAGTTTTcatcaaaaaagaaacagatattcGAAGTCAGCAACAGCAGTTGGTAGAATCATTGCATAAAGTTTTGGGAGGAAACCAGACCCTTACTGTAAATGTAGAGGGTATTAAAACGTTGCCAGACGatca gacaGAAGTTGTCATTTATGTTGTTGAACGTTCTCCAAATGGTACTTCAAGAAGAGTTCCAGCTACGACTCTCTATGCCCATTTTGAACAAGTCAGTATAAAAACACAATTGCAGCAACTGGGTGTAACCCTTTCTATGACTAGAACAGAACTCTCTCCTGCACAGATCAAACAGCTTTTACAGAATCCTCCTGCTGGTGTTGATCCTATTATCTGGGAGCAAGCCAAGGTGGATAACCCTGATTCTGAAAAGTTGATTCCTGTACCAATGGTGGGTTTCAGAGAACTTCTTCGAAGATTGAAAGTTCAAGATCAGATGACTAAGCAGCACCAGACCAGATTGGATATCATATCTGAAGATATCAGTGAGCTACAAAAGAATCAGACTACAACAATGGCCAAGATTGCACAATATAAGAGGAAACTCATGGATCTTTCTCATCGAACATTGCAGGTCCTAATcaaacaggaaattcaaaggaAGAGTGGTTATGCCATTCAGGCTGATGAAGAGCAGTTGCGAGTTCAGCTAGATACGATTCAGTGTGAACTAAATGCACCTACCCAGTTTAAGGGCCGACTTAATGAACTGATGTCCCAAATCAGAATGCAGAATCATTTTGGAGCAGTGAAAACTGAAGAAAGATACTACATAGATGCAGATCTGCTACGAGAAATCAAGCAACACTTGAAACAACAGCAGGAAGGCCTGAGCCACTTGATTAGCATCATTAAAGATGATCTGGAAGACATCAAATTGGTCGAACACGGATTGAATGAAACCATCCACGTCAGAGGTGGTGTTTTCAGTTGA